From Pseudomonas vanderleydeniana, the proteins below share one genomic window:
- a CDS encoding efflux RND transporter permease subunit: MNLSGPFIRRPVATMLLSLAIVLLGGVSFGLLPVSPLPQMDFPVIVVQASLPGASPEVMASTVATPLERSFGVIPGVNTMSSRSSQGSTRVILQFDLDRDINGAAREVQAAINASRNLLPSGMRSMPTYKKVNPSQAPIMVLSLTSDVLQKGQLYDLASTILSQSLSQVPGVGEVQIGGSSLPAVRIELEPQALNQYGVALDDVRTTIANANVRRPKGSLEDDQRNWQVQANDQLEKAKDYEPLIIHYQNGAALRLGDVAKISDGVEDRYNSGFFNNDAAVLLVINRQAGANIIETVNEIKAQLPALQAVLPSSVKLNLAMDRSPVIKATLHEAEMTLLIAVALVVLVVYLFLGNFRASLIPTLAVPVSLIGTFAIMYLYGFSLNNLSLMALILATGLVVDDAIVVLENISRHIDDGVAPMKAAYLGAKEVGFTLLSMNVSLVAVFLSILFMGGIIESLFREFSITLAASIVVSLVVSLTLTPMLCARWLKPHAKGVQTRLQRWSEKANDRMVDAYGKSLDWVLRHRRLTLLSLLITIGVNIALYVVVPKTFMPQQDTGQLIGFVRGDDGLSFGVMQPKMETFRKAILADPAVQSVAGFIGGNNGTNNAFMLVRLKPIKERNISAQKVIERLRVEMPKVAGARLMLMADQDLQFGGGREQTTSQYSYILQSDDLAALREWYPKVITAFKGLPELTAIDAREGRGAQQTTLVVDRDTAKRLGVDMSMVTAVLNNAYSQRQISTIYDTLNQYQVVMEVNPKYAQDPETLNQVKVIGKDGERIPLSAIAHYENSLQEDQVNHEGQFASQSLSFDMAPGVTVEQGTAAIERAVAKLGLPESVIAKMAGTSDAFAATQKSQPFMILGALVAVYLVLGVLYESYIHPLTILSTLPSAGVGALLSIYLLGGEFSLISLLGLFLLIGVVKKNAILMIDLALQLERNGGLEPQASIREACLLRLRPILMTTLAAILGALPLMLSTAEGAEMRQPLGLTIIGGLIFSQILTLYTTPVVYLYLDRLRHRFNAWRGVRTDGALETPL; the protein is encoded by the coding sequence ATGAACCTTTCCGGACCCTTTATCCGTCGACCGGTAGCGACCATGCTGCTGAGCCTGGCGATCGTCCTGCTCGGTGGCGTCAGCTTCGGCCTGTTGCCGGTGTCGCCGTTGCCACAGATGGACTTCCCGGTGATCGTGGTGCAGGCCAGCCTGCCGGGTGCCAGCCCGGAGGTGATGGCCTCGACCGTGGCCACGCCACTGGAGCGTTCCTTCGGGGTGATCCCCGGGGTCAACACCATGAGCAGCCGCTCCAGCCAGGGCTCGACCCGGGTGATCCTGCAGTTCGACCTGGACCGTGACATCAACGGCGCGGCGCGCGAGGTGCAGGCGGCCATCAACGCCTCGCGCAACCTGCTGCCCAGCGGCATGCGCAGCATGCCGACCTACAAGAAGGTCAACCCGTCCCAGGCGCCGATCATGGTGCTGTCGTTGACTTCCGATGTGTTGCAGAAGGGCCAGCTGTACGACCTGGCCTCGACCATCCTGTCCCAGAGCCTGTCCCAGGTACCGGGCGTGGGGGAGGTGCAGATCGGTGGCAGCTCGCTGCCAGCGGTGCGCATCGAACTCGAACCCCAGGCGCTGAACCAGTATGGGGTGGCGCTGGACGACGTGCGCACCACGATCGCCAATGCCAACGTGCGTCGGCCCAAGGGGTCGCTGGAGGATGACCAGCGCAACTGGCAGGTGCAGGCCAATGACCAGCTGGAGAAGGCCAAGGACTACGAGCCGCTGATCATCCACTACCAGAACGGCGCCGCCCTGCGCCTGGGCGATGTGGCGAAAATCAGCGACGGTGTCGAGGATCGCTACAACAGCGGCTTCTTCAACAATGATGCCGCGGTACTGCTGGTGATCAACCGCCAGGCCGGGGCCAACATCATCGAGACGGTCAACGAGATCAAGGCCCAGTTGCCGGCGTTGCAGGCGGTGTTGCCCTCGAGCGTCAAGCTGAATTTGGCCATGGACCGTTCACCGGTGATCAAGGCCACCCTGCATGAAGCCGAGATGACCCTGCTGATCGCCGTGGCCCTGGTGGTGCTGGTGGTCTACCTGTTCCTCGGCAATTTCCGTGCATCGCTGATTCCGACCCTGGCGGTACCGGTGTCGCTGATCGGCACCTTCGCCATCATGTATTTGTACGGGTTCTCCCTGAACAACCTGTCGCTGATGGCGCTGATCCTGGCCACGGGGCTGGTGGTGGACGATGCGATCGTGGTGCTGGAGAACATTTCCCGGCATATCGACGACGGTGTGGCGCCGATGAAGGCGGCCTACCTGGGGGCGAAGGAGGTCGGTTTCACCCTGCTGTCGATGAACGTGTCGCTGGTGGCGGTGTTCCTGTCGATCCTGTTCATGGGCGGGATCATCGAGAGTCTGTTCCGCGAGTTTTCGATTACCCTGGCCGCCTCGATCGTGGTCTCGCTGGTGGTGTCCCTGACCCTCACGCCGATGCTCTGCGCCCGTTGGCTCAAGCCGCATGCCAAGGGCGTACAGACGCGCCTGCAACGCTGGAGCGAGAAGGCCAACGACCGCATGGTCGACGCCTATGGCAAGAGCCTGGACTGGGTGTTGCGCCACCGCCGGCTGACGCTGCTCAGCCTGCTGATTACCATCGGCGTCAACATCGCGCTGTACGTGGTGGTGCCCAAGACTTTCATGCCGCAGCAGGACACCGGGCAGTTGATCGGTTTCGTGCGCGGCGATGATGGCCTGTCGTTCGGCGTGATGCAGCCGAAGATGGAAACCTTCCGCAAGGCCATTCTCGCGGACCCGGCGGTACAGAGCGTGGCCGGCTTCATCGGCGGCAACAACGGCACCAACAACGCCTTCATGCTGGTGCGCCTCAAACCCATCAAGGAGCGCAACATCTCGGCGCAAAAGGTCATCGAGCGCCTGCGGGTGGAGATGCCCAAGGTCGCTGGCGCACGGTTGATGCTGATGGCCGACCAGGATCTGCAGTTTGGTGGCGGTCGCGAACAGACGACTTCCCAGTACTCCTACATCCTGCAAAGCGACGACCTGGCGGCGTTGCGCGAGTGGTACCCGAAGGTGATCACTGCGTTCAAGGGGTTGCCGGAGCTGACGGCGATCGACGCTCGCGAGGGGCGTGGGGCCCAACAGACCACCCTGGTGGTCGACCGCGACACGGCCAAGCGCCTGGGCGTCGACATGAGCATGGTCACCGCCGTGCTGAACAACGCCTACAGCCAACGGCAGATCTCGACCATCTATGACACCCTGAACCAGTACCAGGTGGTGATGGAGGTCAACCCCAAGTATGCCCAGGACCCGGAGACCCTGAACCAGGTCAAGGTGATCGGCAAGGACGGCGAGCGCATCCCGCTCTCGGCCATCGCGCACTACGAAAACAGCCTGCAGGAAGACCAGGTCAACCATGAGGGGCAGTTCGCTTCGCAGAGCCTGTCGTTCGACATGGCCCCTGGCGTGACGGTGGAGCAGGGCACGGCCGCGATCGAGCGGGCGGTGGCCAAGCTCGGCCTGCCGGAGTCGGTGATCGCCAAGATGGCCGGGACCAGCGATGCCTTTGCCGCGACGCAGAAAAGCCAGCCGTTCATGATTCTTGGGGCGCTGGTGGCGGTCTACCTGGTGCTCGGGGTGCTCTACGAGAGCTACATCCACCCGCTGACCATTCTGTCCACGCTGCCGTCGGCCGGTGTCGGCGCGTTGCTCAGCATTTACCTGCTGGGTGGCGAGTTCAGCCTGATTTCCCTGCTCGGATTGTTCCTGCTGATCGGGGTGGTGAAGAAGAACGCGATCCTGATGATCGACCTGGCCCTGCAACTGGAGCGCAATGGCGGCCTCGAGCCCCAGGCGTCGATCCGCGAAGCCTGCCTGCTGCGCCTGCGGCCGATCCTGATGACCACCCTGGCGGCGATCCTCGGCGCTCTGCCGCTGATGCTCAGCACCGCCGAAGGTGCGGAGATGCGCCAGCCGTTGGGCCTGACCATCATCGGCGGGCTGATCTTCAGCCAGATCCTGACGCTTTATACCACCCCGGTGGTTTACCTTTATCTTGATCGCCTGCGCCACCGTTTCAACGCCTGGCGCGGCGTACGTACCGATGGTGCTCTGGAAACTCCGCTATGA
- a CDS encoding efflux transporter outer membrane subunit has product MTDPAYRNVTAQAAQRLEMARGSRLLSLALCGLMLSACAVGPDYQRPDAAAPAQYKEAAGWRQAQPSDALARGAWWELYGDPVLNGLVEKLNSSNQTVAQSEAQFRQAQALVRSSRGAFFPSVDLSAGKTRSSQGTGSSNSSLSSSSSGIRDTYNAQLGVSWEADVWGKLRRGLEADKASAQASFADLAAMRLSQQSELVQNYLQLRVIDEQKRLLEATVQAYERSLKTTENQYRFGVSGKAAIAQAQTQLKSAQGDLIDLAWQRAQFENAIAVLTGQAPADFKLVATRDVPALPQIPLGLPSQLLERRPDVASAERSVIAANAKIGVAKAAYYPDLTLSLSGGYSSSTYADWISLPNRFWSVGPKLAMTLFDGGQRSAEVERTEAVYDQTVAKYRQTVLDGFREVENYMVQLKVMENEAGVRQQALDSARESLRLTENQYKAGLIAYLDVVTVQTTALSNERSVLSLLQSRLLASVQLIAALGGGWDGATEPVAAK; this is encoded by the coding sequence ATGACTGACCCTGCATACCGCAATGTGACCGCGCAGGCGGCCCAACGCCTGGAAATGGCGCGTGGCTCGCGCCTGCTGAGCCTGGCCCTGTGTGGGTTGATGCTCAGCGCCTGCGCCGTTGGCCCGGATTACCAGCGCCCGGATGCCGCCGCCCCGGCGCAGTACAAGGAAGCAGCCGGCTGGCGCCAGGCCCAGCCCAGCGATGCGCTGGCCCGTGGCGCCTGGTGGGAGCTGTACGGTGATCCGGTGCTCAATGGCCTGGTGGAAAAGCTCAACAGCAGCAACCAGACCGTGGCCCAGTCCGAGGCACAGTTTCGCCAGGCCCAGGCGCTGGTGCGCAGCTCCCGCGGGGCGTTCTTTCCGAGCGTCGACCTGAGTGCCGGCAAGACCCGCTCCAGCCAGGGCACCGGCAGCAGCAACTCGAGCCTGAGCAGTTCCTCGAGCGGAATACGCGATACCTACAACGCCCAACTGGGCGTGAGCTGGGAGGCGGATGTCTGGGGCAAGCTGCGCCGCGGCCTCGAGGCGGACAAGGCCAGTGCCCAGGCCAGCTTCGCCGACCTGGCGGCGATGCGCCTGAGCCAGCAGTCGGAACTGGTACAGAACTACCTGCAACTGCGGGTGATCGACGAACAGAAACGCCTGCTCGAGGCCACGGTGCAGGCTTACGAGCGTTCGCTGAAAACCACCGAGAACCAGTACCGTTTCGGCGTCTCGGGCAAGGCCGCGATCGCCCAGGCCCAGACCCAGCTCAAGAGTGCCCAGGGCGACCTGATCGACCTGGCCTGGCAGCGCGCCCAGTTTGAAAACGCGATTGCCGTGCTGACCGGCCAGGCACCGGCCGACTTCAAGCTGGTGGCGACCCGGGATGTTCCGGCGTTGCCGCAGATTCCGCTGGGCCTGCCTTCGCAACTGCTTGAGCGACGTCCGGATGTGGCGTCGGCCGAGCGTTCGGTGATCGCCGCCAACGCCAAGATCGGCGTAGCCAAGGCCGCCTACTATCCGGACCTGACCTTGAGCCTGTCCGGTGGCTACAGCAGCAGTACCTATGCCGACTGGATCAGCCTGCCGAACCGCTTCTGGTCGGTGGGGCCGAAACTGGCGATGACCCTGTTCGACGGCGGCCAGCGTTCGGCGGAAGTGGAGCGCACCGAGGCGGTGTATGACCAGACCGTCGCCAAGTACCGCCAGACCGTGCTGGATGGCTTTCGCGAGGTGGAAAACTACATGGTGCAGCTCAAGGTCATGGAGAACGAGGCAGGGGTGCGCCAGCAGGCGTTGGACTCGGCCCGTGAATCCCTGCGCCTGACCGAGAACCAGTACAAGGCCGGCCTGATTGCCTACCTGGATGTGGTCACCGTGCAGACCACGGCCCTGAGCAATGAGCGCAGCGTGTTGAGCCTGTTGCAAAGCCGCCTGCTCGCCAGCGTGCAACTGATCGCCGCCCTTGGCGGCGGCTGGGACGGGGCGACCGAACCGGTGGCCGCCAAGTAG